AAGAATAAGAGCCTCTACAGCGTCTTCCACCGCCATCCCTGCGTCAACGGCCTTCTGAATAACCTCCTCAATACTCACTCCGGCGGCCAGATCAGCGGCTATCCATGCCGGCGGCCCTTCCTGCGCCCCTGAAGGGCAAGGAAGCATGATACTCGAGATGATACTCAAGATGAGCAATAAAGTGATGATGCAGAATCTGTTTGCACCGATCACCCTTCCCTTTAATATTAATAGATGCTTTTTCATAACCACCTCCATACCTTTAGTTCATTAAAAATAAAAGAAATTTGACATCTTTTAAAATTTGAAACGCTCAGCTTAGGAAAAAGTTTCTTGCAACCCAATGCCATTAACTTAAGCCTAAATCTCCCTAAATCCCCCTAAATCCCCCTTTGGCAAAGGGGGACTTAAAGGAAAATCTCTTAAGTTAACGACATTGTCTTGCAACCATTAAGACAATCCAGTCGTAAAATAAACTTCCAAGTTGCGCACATTAGACGGAATACCTAACTTTTTTCTGATATTCCTTCTGTGGGTTTCAATCGTTTTTTCAGCAACTTCAAGTACTTCAGCTATTTCCTTACTTCGTTTCCCGCGTTTAACCAAATTAACTATCCGTAACTCGGCCGGTGTTAGGGTTGTTAAGTTATTTTTCAAACTAGAGGGAAACTCGGAATTTATTTCTTTCAGGTTGGTCTTGATCAGCTCCAGAAAAGCCTTTTGTTTGGCGTTTAAATTCATAAGTCCCAGATGAACAATTAATGGCATTACCAATTGCCTTATCTTAAACATTATTTCATTATAAATGTTTTCTTTATCTTTTCCCCGCTGGTTTAACAGGACTTGCAGTGCAATAATAGTTTCTTCCCGTTTTTGGTCTATTTCTACTCGATCAGTAATATCTTCAAAGATACCAATACCGCCGATAACGCAATTATTCTCTAAAATAATCGGTACCATATATGCTTTTACAGCAGTACGTTTATTGCCTGTCACAGATAAATAATCACCTTCATATCTACCTGTTTTCCCGGACAAGGCGCTCTGAACAGCCGCTTTCATTTTTTCATTTTTTAATTCTTTAACCAAATTAAAATCGATTACGCGTTCAGGAAGCGAACCAATTATGTCGGCAAGGTTTTGATTGCATGCCGTAATCTGTCCGGCAGCATCAAAGTGAAAAATACCTAATGGAGATTTTTCAAAAATCATGCGGTACTTTTCTTCCGAAGTTTTCAACCTC
The genomic region above belongs to Candidatus Desulfatibia profunda and contains:
- a CDS encoding PAS domain-containing protein translates to MKTSKKLTYNQMRDILDATPRAWHLWEYRKVTGDLHLIGANPSADRMLGIRHERYFGQTIVEIFPNGLASTIHNYKQIAIDGGTRHFELEYNHRNVSRHFNMYAFQVGYRLLGCSFDDITQQKEAEMRLKTSEEKYRMIFEKSPLGIFHFDAAGQITACNQNLADIIGSLPERVIDFNLVKELKNEKMKAAVQSALSGKTGRYEGDYLSVTGNKRTAVKAYMVPIILENNCVIGGIGIFEDITDRVEIDQKREETIIALQVLLNQRGKDKENIYNEIMFKIRQLVMPLIVHLGLMNLNAKQKAFLELIKTNLKEINSEFPSSLKNNLTTLTPAELRIVNLVKRGKRSKEIAEVLEVAEKTIETHRRNIRKKLGIPSNVRNLEVYFTTGLS